The Streptomyces sp. WZ-12 genome segment CGACGACTACGTCGCCCTGCTGATGCGTGAATCGGAAGATTCCAACTGAAGCGCGACGCAAACGAGGCCACGCCCCGCTAGGGCGTGGCCTCGTTTCTTTCCGAAGGAGACATCTGAATGACTGACGAGAAGCGAAGCCGGGCAGGGAATGGCGACGATTCGATCTACTGGGATAAGTCCAAGAATCGCTACATCGGGGCGATTTCTCTCGGCTTCACACCTGCCGGTAAGAGGAGCCGTCCGAAGGTGTCAGGGAAGACCAAGGCCGAGGTGCGAGCAAAATTGCGCGAGAAGCGGAAGGAGCTCGAGGTGGGAGTGAAGTCCAGTGCCACCTATACCATTGAGCAGGCTGTGCGTGCATGGCTTTCTCAAGGGCTGAAGGGGCGTGACGCAGGGTCGATCAGTACGTACACCAGCATGGCGGAGAACCACGTAATTGCTGATCTGGGGAAAGCGCGGCTGAAAGATCTCACGGCTGACACCGTCGACTGCTGGTTGGATGAAAAATCCATTTCCCTCGCGAAGAGCTCGATGGAAATGATCCTTTCGATCTTGCGGCGCTCGATTACACATGCGCAACGTCGCGACTTGATTCTAAGGAATGTGGCAGAGCTTGTTGATCTGCCTGAAGGGCAGTCCGGGCGTCCGAGTAAATCCCTCACCCTGGAGCAAGCGAAGTCGCTTCTCACTGCGCAGCGGGATACCTGGGTGCATGTCTATGTGGCTGTGTCACTGCTAGTTGGAATTCGGACTGAAGAGGTGCGTCCGCTCACCTGGGATCGGGTCCACCTTCGCCCCGTCGGCGGGGTCGCTCCGCACATTGAAGTCTGGAGGTCGGTGCGTCGG includes the following:
- a CDS encoding tyrosine-type recombinase/integrase: MTDEKRSRAGNGDDSIYWDKSKNRYIGAISLGFTPAGKRSRPKVSGKTKAEVRAKLREKRKELEVGVKSSATYTIEQAVRAWLSQGLKGRDAGSISTYTSMAENHVIADLGKARLKDLTADTVDCWLDEKSISLAKSSMEMILSILRRSITHAQRRDLILRNVAELVDLPEGQSGRPSKSLTLEQAKSLLTAQRDTWVHVYVAVSLLVGIRTEEVRPLTWDRVHLRPVGGVAPHIEVWRSVRRRGETKTVKSRRTLAMPRQLVETLESYQAEQRKRREGLGLPWTATDLVFGTSSGEQRTAENVRRNFRVLLKGAGFPDPKQWTPRELRHSFVSILSDHGIPLEKIARLVGHSTSQTTEKVYRKQIRPVVTDGAQAMDEIFFRCVDSGTD